In Sutterella faecalis, a genomic segment contains:
- the tsf gene encoding translation elongation factor Ts: MAAISAAQVKELRLKTDAPMMECKKALTEAEGDMAKAEEILRVKLGNKASKAAARIAAEGVVVVYVSHDRKLGAILEVNSETDFVAKNPEFLKMAHDSVKLVAEKNPATVEELLALPLDGTTVDGVRTGLVGKIGENMTFRRFQRIEAKGELSHYVHGSRIGVIVDLVGGDHELAHDIAMHIAASKPKAIDETGIDPALIDSERRIAIEKAREAGKPEQMLERIAEGSVKKFLKEVTLVNQPFVKDDKKTINDLLKAAKAEVATYVLYVVGEGLEKKSNDFAAEVAAQAAAAKQA; the protein is encoded by the coding sequence ATGGCTGCTATTTCCGCCGCCCAGGTTAAGGAGCTGCGTCTCAAGACCGACGCCCCGATGATGGAGTGCAAGAAGGCGCTCACCGAAGCCGAAGGCGATATGGCCAAGGCTGAGGAGATCCTGCGCGTCAAGCTCGGCAACAAGGCGAGCAAGGCCGCTGCCCGCATCGCTGCTGAAGGCGTCGTCGTCGTTTACGTTTCGCATGACCGCAAGCTCGGCGCGATCCTCGAAGTCAACTCCGAAACCGACTTCGTCGCGAAGAACCCCGAGTTCCTCAAGATGGCTCACGACAGCGTCAAGCTCGTCGCTGAGAAGAACCCCGCCACGGTCGAAGAGCTCCTCGCTCTCCCGCTCGACGGCACCACCGTTGACGGCGTCCGCACGGGTCTCGTCGGCAAGATCGGCGAAAACATGACCTTCCGCCGCTTCCAGCGCATCGAGGCGAAGGGCGAGCTTTCGCACTACGTCCACGGCAGCCGCATCGGCGTCATCGTCGACCTCGTCGGCGGCGATCATGAGCTCGCTCACGACATCGCCATGCACATCGCCGCTTCGAAGCCGAAGGCCATCGACGAGACGGGCATCGACCCCGCTCTCATCGATTCCGAACGCCGCATCGCGATCGAAAAGGCCCGCGAAGCCGGCAAGCCCGAGCAGATGCTTGAGCGCATCGCCGAAGGCTCCGTGAAGAAGTTCCTGAAGGAAGTCACGCTCGTCAACCAGCCGTTCGTCAAGGACGACAAGAAGACGATCAATGATCTTCTGAAGGCCGCCAAGGCTGAAGTCGCCACCTACGTTCTCTACGTTGTGGGCGAAGGCCTTGAAAAGAAGAGCAACGACTTTGCTGCTGAAGTGGCCGCTCAGGCCGCTGCCGCCAAGCAGGCGTAA
- the pyrH gene encoding UMP kinase produces the protein MDNAAQGKPVYKRILLKLSGEALMGDDAFGINRQVLQHMIEEIRSVLDLGVQIGIVVGGGNIFRGVALGATGMDRATGDYMGMLATVMNAMALQDCCRNNGIEARVQSALHIEQVAEPYIRGKALRHLRLGRVVIFAAGTGNPFMTTDTTAALRGAEVGADIVLKATKVDGIYTADPKKDPTATMYDEITFDHALRTNLKVMDATAFALCREQGLPIKVFNINKKGALRRVVLGEKEGTLVHS, from the coding sequence ATGGACAACGCAGCGCAGGGTAAGCCCGTGTACAAACGCATTCTTCTGAAGCTTTCGGGCGAAGCCCTCATGGGCGACGATGCTTTCGGCATCAACCGCCAGGTGCTTCAGCACATGATTGAAGAAATCCGCTCCGTGCTGGATCTGGGCGTCCAGATCGGCATCGTTGTGGGCGGCGGCAACATCTTCCGCGGCGTTGCGCTCGGCGCAACCGGCATGGACCGCGCTACGGGCGACTACATGGGCATGCTCGCCACGGTGATGAACGCCATGGCGCTTCAGGACTGCTGCCGCAACAACGGCATCGAGGCGCGCGTGCAGTCGGCGCTCCATATCGAACAGGTCGCTGAACCCTACATCCGCGGGAAGGCCCTGCGTCATCTTCGCCTCGGCCGCGTCGTGATCTTTGCGGCGGGCACCGGCAATCCCTTCATGACGACCGACACGACGGCGGCGCTGCGCGGCGCGGAAGTTGGGGCCGACATCGTCCTCAAGGCGACGAAGGTCGACGGCATCTACACGGCCGACCCCAAGAAGGATCCGACCGCCACGATGTATGACGAAATCACCTTCGACCATGCGCTCCGCACGAATCTCAAGGTGATGGACGCCACCGCCTTTGCGCTCTGCCGCGAGCAGGGGCTCCCGATCAAGGTCTTCAACATCAACAAGAAGGGGGCGCTGCGCCGCGTCGTCCTCGGCGAAAAGGAAGGCACGCTCGTTCATAGCTAA
- the frr gene encoding ribosome recycling factor — protein sequence MGVTVEKLREDFTRIRTGRASTGLLDKIKVDYYGCPTPINQVAQVGVGDAHTLTVQPWEKNMVKVVEKAIRDSDLGLNPATSGDVIRVPLPPLTEERRRELSKIVKGFGEDAKVAVRNLRRDANGQIERLEKDKEISEDDQRRLETDIQKLTDRYVAEIDKVITEKEKEIMTV from the coding sequence ATGGGCGTTACCGTCGAGAAGCTTCGCGAAGACTTCACGCGCATCCGCACGGGTCGCGCGAGCACGGGCCTGCTCGACAAGATCAAGGTCGACTACTACGGCTGCCCGACTCCGATCAACCAGGTCGCGCAGGTCGGCGTCGGTGATGCGCACACGCTTACCGTCCAGCCCTGGGAAAAGAACATGGTGAAGGTGGTTGAGAAGGCGATTCGCGATTCCGACCTCGGCCTCAATCCGGCCACGTCGGGCGACGTTATTCGCGTTCCGCTGCCTCCGCTTACCGAAGAGCGCCGCCGCGAACTCTCGAAGATCGTGAAGGGCTTCGGCGAAGACGCCAAGGTTGCCGTGCGCAACCTTCGCCGCGACGCCAACGGCCAGATCGAACGTCTCGAGAAGGATAAGGAAATCTCCGAGGACGATCAGCGTCGTCTGGAAACGGATATTCAGAAGCTCACGGACCGCTATGTCGCCGAAATCGACAAGGTGATCACGGAGAAGGAAAAGGAAATCATGACGGTCTAA
- a CDS encoding DEAD/DEAH box helicase, with protein MSIPEIQSEVIAYALSTYTLPSASDVKSYASNRNLPVKEFNDAINEFVGKGWIREPKEGYWGSYDILFVTPSGINMMTRLVSRRIFDAVFNKLEKVHLDRDVRVHVTVMKAAVDYIQNGRLPAPLSQTFSEDEIKTWASMEAAFMVHLLDYDHWKPFVEALPAKFIARAALRSAQDTADARGFDVTSDEFRDYLMRHLSKEAAAEYRDWRHYYADFLCNGKPHELLKKMNCESPWYMIVSAAASIMDNEAPSNAVSCMKTALSRLHQIHFETWFEAWLYAIALYRDRATPASVRKLERMLEVKRVADNIYLKPAILIALLGCGRDAKKAAVSFREDFMEVLRGQSIERLKYQIVVPFAITALNFGLLEKIDFIGDGARNWMSYLPMLDFEFQRLNGKREEAESIARKYGIKQMLPHYDIRPEWDLVLDRLIARPGISNGHGQAYSEGQFPTERMAYAINTDTPGWEISIRSQKFKATSRTWLKGAVIKLSTFLDRAPKLSDEAQRVATAIHFERPNSYWSTRGDYVFNIPEAMMELVGSQNVIDAKTLEPIDVEKRPLEISVLRNGDVYSFTNNLSPEFDPEKDSTSFTRASSSLIIVTRPTNNELELLKAVRGINFPLAAREKLTHYLEKLSARTPVMSDLLKDSKHLEKQSGDARITFRLEPFGTGTHHVTALVHPVAENPLTCSPGEGLAFIATRIGNKTVQVARDLKKERENYDALLSALSRLEEMRDGEFSWELPVAETLEMLEVLRTHTDTALLEWPEGVKFRVSRPQIFPSSLKLSLRSLGSWFELEGKVQIDEKTVLTVQELLERLRESEGRFIRLGDDEYVALTESLKKELEHIEGLVTSRKNGELRISAFNADSIERLGEEGIEIDSDEAFRSLCSRIREAKHFTPEVPAGLRAELRPYQQEGFEWLSRLLSWGAGALLADDMGLGKTIQAIALLLSRAKAGPQLVVMPAAVLFNWSDELQRFAPGLKIKMLQQADDRRKLVDEARAGDVILTTYGILSAEIEALSSRKWTTVVLDEAHNIKNRDTKTSKAAMQLKSSARVLLTGTPLQNNLGEIWNLFEFANPGLLGSSQSFAERFIIPIERNKDRNCQRLLKRLISPFILRRTKAEVLDELPEKTEVTLRVELSEAERTLYESLRETASQRLETGEINPIEALAELMKLRQAACAAELVNPKLKLESSKINAFLKLADTLIEGGHRALVFSQFTSYLAILRKELDKKKIKYLYLDGATPAGQRQKLVDAFQKGEMPLFLISLKAGGTGLNLTAADYVAILDPWWNPAIENQASDRAYRIGQEHPVTIYRLIAENTIEEKIIRLHETKKSLADALLEGSDMSNRLSRDEILKLLAED; from the coding sequence ATGTCCATTCCTGAAATCCAGTCTGAAGTCATTGCCTACGCGCTCAGCACTTACACGCTTCCTTCTGCTTCAGACGTCAAGTCATATGCTTCAAATCGGAATCTTCCCGTCAAGGAGTTCAACGACGCCATCAACGAGTTTGTCGGGAAAGGATGGATCAGAGAGCCCAAGGAAGGCTACTGGGGTTCGTACGACATACTCTTTGTGACGCCCAGCGGGATCAACATGATGACGCGGCTCGTGTCGCGCAGAATATTCGACGCCGTATTCAATAAGCTTGAAAAGGTTCATCTCGATAGGGATGTCAGAGTGCACGTCACCGTCATGAAGGCCGCGGTTGACTACATCCAGAACGGACGCCTCCCGGCGCCCCTCAGCCAAACGTTCAGTGAAGATGAGATCAAGACATGGGCTTCCATGGAAGCCGCCTTCATGGTTCACCTCCTCGACTATGACCACTGGAAGCCATTCGTCGAAGCGCTTCCTGCAAAGTTCATCGCCCGCGCGGCACTGCGCAGTGCGCAGGATACCGCAGATGCTCGCGGCTTCGACGTTACCAGCGACGAGTTCAGAGACTATCTGATGCGGCACCTCTCTAAGGAAGCTGCCGCTGAATACCGCGACTGGCGCCATTACTACGCTGATTTTCTCTGCAACGGGAAGCCGCACGAGCTGCTTAAGAAAATGAACTGCGAGTCCCCGTGGTACATGATCGTGAGCGCGGCAGCCTCCATCATGGACAACGAAGCGCCCTCAAATGCCGTCTCCTGCATGAAAACCGCTCTCTCGCGCCTCCACCAGATCCACTTTGAAACCTGGTTTGAAGCCTGGCTCTATGCCATTGCGCTCTACCGGGATCGCGCAACCCCCGCATCCGTTCGGAAGCTCGAGCGAATGTTGGAGGTCAAAAGAGTCGCCGACAATATATATCTGAAGCCCGCCATTCTGATTGCCCTTCTCGGCTGCGGCAGAGATGCGAAGAAGGCTGCCGTGAGCTTCCGGGAAGATTTCATGGAAGTCCTTCGCGGGCAGTCTATTGAACGCCTCAAATATCAAATTGTCGTCCCATTTGCAATCACAGCGCTCAATTTCGGACTTCTTGAAAAAATCGACTTTATCGGCGACGGAGCCAGAAACTGGATGAGCTATCTGCCGATGCTCGATTTCGAATTCCAGCGCCTCAACGGCAAGCGCGAGGAAGCCGAAAGCATTGCCCGCAAGTACGGGATCAAACAGATGCTTCCCCATTACGACATCCGTCCGGAATGGGACCTGGTGCTCGATCGCCTGATCGCGCGCCCGGGGATCTCCAATGGCCACGGTCAGGCCTACAGTGAAGGCCAGTTCCCGACAGAGCGCATGGCATACGCCATCAACACCGACACGCCCGGTTGGGAGATTTCCATCCGGTCTCAGAAGTTCAAGGCGACGTCCCGAACCTGGCTCAAAGGCGCAGTCATCAAGCTTTCCACCTTCCTTGATCGTGCACCGAAGCTTTCCGATGAAGCTCAACGCGTCGCCACCGCCATTCATTTTGAACGTCCGAATTCGTATTGGTCGACGAGAGGCGATTACGTCTTCAACATCCCTGAAGCGATGATGGAGCTTGTCGGCTCGCAGAATGTCATTGACGCGAAGACGCTCGAACCGATCGATGTGGAAAAGAGGCCGCTCGAAATTTCGGTTCTGCGCAATGGCGATGTCTACAGCTTTACCAACAATCTCAGTCCTGAATTTGATCCTGAAAAGGACAGCACCAGCTTCACGAGAGCGAGCAGCAGCCTCATCATCGTCACCCGGCCGACGAACAATGAACTCGAGCTTTTGAAAGCGGTGCGCGGCATCAACTTCCCGCTCGCGGCTCGTGAAAAGCTCACGCACTACCTCGAAAAGCTTTCAGCCCGAACCCCCGTCATGTCCGATCTCCTCAAGGACTCCAAGCACCTTGAGAAGCAGTCGGGCGACGCACGAATCACCTTCCGCCTCGAACCCTTCGGGACGGGAACGCACCATGTCACCGCGCTCGTGCACCCGGTAGCGGAAAATCCCCTCACCTGCTCGCCCGGTGAAGGACTCGCTTTCATTGCCACCCGGATCGGCAACAAAACCGTTCAGGTCGCGCGCGATCTGAAGAAGGAACGCGAAAACTATGATGCGCTCCTCTCCGCACTCTCCAGACTCGAGGAAATGAGAGACGGCGAATTCTCCTGGGAACTTCCGGTTGCCGAAACGCTCGAAATGCTTGAAGTCCTCCGCACGCACACGGACACGGCGCTTCTCGAATGGCCCGAAGGCGTCAAATTCCGCGTCTCCCGCCCGCAGATCTTCCCCTCGAGCCTGAAGCTCTCGCTGCGCAGTCTCGGGAGTTGGTTCGAGCTCGAGGGCAAGGTTCAGATCGACGAAAAGACGGTGCTCACCGTCCAGGAACTTCTCGAGCGCCTGAGGGAATCCGAAGGCCGGTTCATTCGCCTGGGCGACGACGAATACGTCGCCCTCACGGAAAGCCTCAAAAAGGAGCTCGAACATATTGAAGGACTCGTCACTTCCCGGAAGAATGGCGAACTCCGGATCTCCGCCTTCAATGCTGACTCCATTGAAAGGCTCGGGGAGGAAGGGATTGAAATCGATTCCGATGAAGCCTTCCGGTCGCTCTGCAGCCGGATCCGCGAAGCGAAGCACTTCACGCCTGAAGTGCCCGCGGGGCTCCGTGCCGAGCTTCGCCCCTATCAGCAGGAAGGGTTCGAGTGGCTCTCGCGCCTCCTCAGCTGGGGCGCGGGCGCGCTTCTCGCCGACGACATGGGTCTCGGCAAAACCATTCAGGCGATTGCACTCCTCCTCTCCCGCGCGAAAGCGGGTCCCCAGCTCGTCGTGATGCCTGCGGCCGTTCTCTTCAACTGGAGCGACGAACTCCAGCGCTTTGCGCCGGGCCTCAAAATCAAAATGCTTCAGCAGGCCGACGATCGCAGGAAGCTCGTCGACGAGGCCCGGGCCGGCGATGTGATCCTCACGACCTACGGCATTCTTTCTGCGGAGATTGAAGCCCTGAGCAGCCGGAAATGGACGACGGTGGTGCTCGACGAAGCGCACAACATCAAGAACCGGGATACGAAGACGTCGAAGGCCGCCATGCAGCTCAAATCCTCTGCCCGCGTTCTTCTTACCGGAACGCCCCTTCAGAACAACCTCGGCGAAATCTGGAATCTCTTTGAGTTCGCGAACCCCGGCCTCCTCGGAAGCAGCCAGAGCTTTGCCGAGCGCTTCATCATTCCGATCGAGCGCAACAAGGACCGCAACTGCCAGAGGCTCCTGAAGCGCCTGATTTCGCCCTTCATCCTGCGCCGCACGAAGGCCGAGGTGCTCGACGAACTTCCCGAAAAGACCGAGGTCACGCTCCGAGTGGAACTCTCCGAAGCCGAGCGCACGCTCTACGAGAGCCTGCGAGAAACGGCGTCGCAGCGACTCGAAACCGGCGAAATCAATCCGATTGAAGCCCTCGCCGAACTCATGAAGCTTCGTCAGGCGGCGTGCGCGGCCGAACTTGTGAATCCGAAGCTCAAGCTCGAGTCCTCGAAGATCAACGCGTTCCTGAAGCTCGCCGATACGCTCATCGAAGGCGGCCACCGCGCGCTCGTCTTCAGTCAGTTCACATCCTACCTTGCGATCCTCAGGAAAGAGCTCGACAAGAAGAAAATCAAGTACCTATATCTTGACGGCGCGACGCCCGCAGGCCAACGCCAGAAGCTTGTCGACGCTTTCCAGAAGGGCGAGATGCCGCTCTTCCTCATCAGCCTCAAGGCGGGCGGAACGGGCCTCAACCTCACGGCTGCCGACTATGTCGCGATTCTCGACCCCTGGTGGAATCCGGCAATCGAGAACCAGGCCTCGGACCGCGCCTACCGCATCGGTCAGGAGCATCCGGTGACGATCTACCGCCTGATCGCTGAGAACACGATCGAGGAGAAGATCATTCGTCTGCACGAAACGAAGAAGTCCCTCGCGGATGCGCTTCTCGAAGGCTCCGACATGTCGAACCGCCTCTCGAGAGACGAGATCCTCAAGCTCCTTGCAGAAGATTGA
- the uppS gene encoding polyprenyl diphosphate synthase encodes MADLPHLPGHIAIIMDGNGRWARSRFLPRAEGHRQGVLALERVVEASVRLGIRALTVFAFSSENWRRPAAEVAALMKIFATALARWEEPLLKAGVSIRIIGDRNAFSEDLQRAIDHAEKATAPGNRMHLNIAANYGGRWDALQAAQAATAAGDLTLEGIEKRLSAHDDGEVDLLIRTGGERRISNFLLWQAAYAELYFTDTLWPDFDAAALDDALNWYIGRERRFGMTSEQLRQIG; translated from the coding sequence ATGGCCGACCTTCCACACCTGCCCGGACACATTGCGATCATCATGGACGGCAACGGCCGCTGGGCGAGATCGCGGTTTCTGCCGCGCGCGGAAGGCCATCGACAGGGCGTGCTTGCGCTTGAGCGCGTGGTGGAGGCGTCGGTGCGCCTCGGCATCCGGGCGCTTACCGTCTTTGCCTTTTCGAGCGAAAACTGGCGCCGTCCTGCGGCGGAAGTGGCAGCCCTCATGAAAATCTTCGCGACCGCCCTTGCCCGCTGGGAAGAGCCCTTGCTGAAGGCGGGCGTCAGCATCCGCATCATCGGCGACCGGAATGCTTTCTCGGAAGACCTTCAGCGCGCCATCGACCACGCGGAGAAAGCCACAGCGCCGGGGAACCGCATGCATCTCAACATTGCCGCCAATTACGGCGGCCGCTGGGATGCGCTCCAGGCGGCTCAGGCCGCAACCGCTGCGGGCGACCTCACGCTCGAAGGCATTGAAAAGCGGCTTTCTGCGCATGACGACGGCGAGGTGGATCTTTTGATCCGCACCGGAGGGGAAAGACGCATCTCGAATTTCCTTCTCTGGCAGGCAGCCTATGCCGAGCTCTACTTCACCGATACGCTCTGGCCCGACTTTGATGCGGCCGCGCTTGACGATGCGCTCAACTGGTACATCGGTCGCGAGCGGCGCTTCGGGATGACGAGCGAGCAGCTGCGGCAGATCGGATGA
- a CDS encoding gluzincin family metallopeptidase — protein MIIKNKPLFASEISPISEKNFPAIHAALTSEKLPQWPHASTSSVRSENFQALLSSLCMVKNAIAATVPKDPAELTPDAANETLRLYGRAYDLGTSLLTLCRAHTGLSPTATDTGAARAEVLGILVEIRNHAEPAFQVIRNLVGNEPVFARTPELKIWKRIFDSEPSLADGLPSALSSYTAELEATLLSPLSNLFTHLMSPMALEVRTQSGEIRTQGFGSSIAVMKTSDDPELRRTTFNAMNAWLASHGSAIADLLNAITGFRITVLKAADADLLERATRSERVSLQSYRAMFDAIEMRLGRLRQTVDIRQSRIGKGPMRVANILAPAPESFYAEGRPYARTLTDLINAFAAIDKGFTPFLESLHSRKQIDCRPLAQNSGGTWCDDLPALDEVRILSNYRPTLAGAFALSHLLGVARHRSLMHKAPSASRFFPLSVTEIAGSFYEAIFTHHLLTQATSPIEKVSVRWQALTRIGNLLLTLPARHRLLLSILRERSENVLPVSRLNQLSDDAWRHYYGNTTVETDRYLWAYKQHFYRMKPIFYDWQYTFGFLIAAKLAREFLTYGKSACDLNIEEMWLESGSMSTEDWVLRHTGDNIRSVDFWLSAIDAVLEPFLSTQQAAG, from the coding sequence ATGATCATCAAGAACAAACCCTTATTCGCTTCCGAAATTTCCCCCATTAGTGAGAAGAACTTCCCTGCAATTCATGCAGCCCTCACTTCCGAGAAGCTTCCCCAATGGCCGCATGCTTCCACATCATCCGTTCGTTCAGAAAATTTTCAGGCGCTCCTTTCAAGCCTTTGCATGGTAAAAAATGCCATAGCGGCGACTGTCCCGAAGGATCCGGCTGAGCTGACGCCCGATGCGGCCAACGAAACCCTTCGACTCTACGGTCGTGCCTACGATCTCGGGACATCCCTCCTCACGCTTTGTCGTGCCCATACCGGACTTTCACCCACCGCCACAGACACGGGCGCCGCCAGAGCGGAAGTTCTCGGGATTCTGGTTGAGATCAGAAACCATGCAGAACCAGCGTTTCAAGTGATCCGGAATCTGGTGGGTAATGAACCTGTTTTTGCGCGCACTCCGGAACTGAAAATCTGGAAGCGCATCTTTGACTCAGAGCCTTCCTTGGCGGATGGACTGCCTTCTGCTCTGAGCAGCTACACGGCAGAACTTGAGGCCACCCTGCTCAGTCCGCTTTCAAACCTCTTCACTCATCTCATGAGTCCTATGGCGCTGGAAGTTCGGACTCAGTCCGGAGAGATCCGCACGCAAGGCTTCGGTTCAAGCATTGCCGTCATGAAAACCTCTGATGATCCAGAACTGAGGCGCACCACATTCAATGCAATGAATGCATGGCTTGCATCCCATGGATCCGCAATCGCCGATCTGCTGAATGCCATTACGGGCTTCCGCATAACCGTTCTGAAGGCAGCAGATGCGGATCTGCTTGAGCGCGCAACACGTTCGGAACGCGTGAGTCTGCAAAGTTATCGCGCCATGTTTGATGCTATTGAAATGCGTCTTGGACGTCTGCGTCAAACAGTAGACATTCGGCAAAGTCGAATCGGCAAAGGCCCCATGCGGGTTGCCAATATCCTTGCTCCCGCCCCGGAAAGCTTCTATGCCGAAGGGCGGCCTTATGCCCGCACGCTCACCGATTTGATCAACGCCTTTGCCGCTATCGATAAAGGATTTACGCCCTTTCTGGAATCACTGCACAGCCGCAAGCAGATCGACTGCCGGCCTCTCGCACAGAATTCAGGCGGCACCTGGTGCGATGACCTTCCGGCTCTCGACGAGGTCCGCATTCTCTCCAACTATCGTCCGACCCTTGCGGGCGCATTTGCTCTTTCACATTTGCTCGGTGTGGCGCGTCATCGCTCACTCATGCATAAAGCCCCTTCTGCGAGCCGCTTCTTTCCGCTCTCCGTCACAGAAATAGCCGGCAGCTTTTATGAAGCCATCTTCACGCATCATCTTCTGACACAAGCAACTTCCCCCATCGAAAAAGTTTCCGTTCGCTGGCAGGCCCTCACTCGCATCGGCAACTTGCTTCTCACGCTCCCCGCACGACATCGACTTCTGCTTTCCATTCTTCGGGAGCGCAGTGAAAATGTTTTGCCTGTCAGCAGACTCAATCAACTTTCTGATGATGCCTGGCGACACTACTATGGAAACACAACTGTTGAAACCGACCGCTACCTTTGGGCCTACAAACAGCACTTTTATCGGATGAAGCCGATCTTCTACGATTGGCAGTACACATTCGGCTTTCTTATTGCTGCAAAGCTGGCCCGAGAATTTCTCACTTACGGGAAGAGTGCCTGCGATCTCAATATCGAAGAAATGTGGCTCGAAAGCGGAAGCATGTCCACAGAAGACTGGGTTTTGCGTCACACCGGAGACAACATTCGCAGCGTTGATTTCTGGCTCTCAGCCATTGATGCCGTTCTTGAGCCTTTTCTCAGTACGCAGCAAGCTGCTGGTTAG
- the dcuC gene encoding C4-dicarboxylate transporter DcuC, translated as MTGILIGCAMLVVVGWAIIKGKYAPLVLFASGAAMLVLSIIFDTGTFMPKKALPTGNDYLNVIEFIRYMFSTRLAGLGLLIMTMVGFASYMTHIGANDAFVNIAIKPLSFIKSPYALVFIAFLLGKAVSMVITSAVGLGVLCLALMGPALAALGMNKKAIGAVFVTSGAASLVLLGGSTAAASKACELSVLDYVFMYKIPAGLPTVLVMGIAHVFWQKWLDAREGWKPSEHLGETLTFAEDVKRPSTAAPKFYAILPFLPMILVVVFSRYCIDWIKLDISALMILSIVIGMICETLRWKFDSKKIGDGLKACLQAMGKALSGVVALVIAAGVFAEGFKALGMLDAIVGLASSVGAGAIGMSVLFVVITTLVTIIAGSNGASFYPLVEMVPKIARDMGVNPVTLVLPMHQASTIARPLSPVAGVVVAIAAMLNMSPIELVKRASVPCIAGLIFHHIFVFWLAV; from the coding sequence ATGACAGGCATCCTCATTGGCTGCGCAATGCTCGTAGTCGTCGGATGGGCAATTATCAAGGGCAAATACGCTCCTCTAGTCCTTTTTGCGAGCGGTGCAGCCATGCTCGTTCTGTCCATCATCTTCGACACGGGCACATTCATGCCGAAAAAGGCACTTCCGACCGGCAATGATTATCTGAATGTGATCGAATTCATCCGCTACATGTTTTCGACGCGCCTTGCCGGTCTCGGTTTGCTCATTATGACAATGGTGGGTTTTGCGTCCTACATGACGCACATCGGTGCGAATGATGCATTCGTCAATATTGCGATTAAGCCGCTTTCGTTCATCAAATCTCCCTATGCGCTGGTCTTCATCGCCTTCCTGCTGGGCAAGGCAGTGTCGATGGTGATTACTTCCGCTGTCGGGCTTGGCGTCCTGTGCCTCGCACTCATGGGACCGGCGCTTGCTGCGCTCGGCATGAATAAGAAAGCCATCGGAGCCGTGTTCGTTACTTCGGGCGCTGCTTCCCTCGTGCTTCTTGGCGGTTCAACGGCAGCAGCATCGAAGGCATGCGAACTTTCCGTTCTTGACTATGTCTTCATGTACAAGATTCCGGCAGGTCTGCCGACAGTGCTCGTCATGGGCATTGCACATGTGTTCTGGCAGAAGTGGCTCGACGCCCGCGAAGGCTGGAAGCCTTCAGAACATCTCGGGGAAACGCTGACCTTTGCCGAGGACGTGAAGCGTCCCTCGACCGCAGCGCCCAAGTTCTACGCCATTCTTCCCTTCCTGCCGATGATTCTCGTCGTCGTGTTCTCACGCTACTGCATTGACTGGATCAAGCTTGATATTTCCGCTCTCATGATTCTTTCGATCGTGATCGGCATGATCTGCGAAACGCTGCGCTGGAAGTTCGACTCGAAGAAAATCGGTGATGGTCTGAAGGCCTGCCTTCAGGCAATGGGCAAAGCGCTTTCCGGTGTGGTGGCGCTCGTCATTGCTGCTGGCGTATTCGCGGAAGGCTTCAAGGCTCTTGGCATGTTGGATGCGATTGTTGGCCTTGCATCCTCTGTCGGTGCAGGCGCGATCGGCATGTCGGTTCTCTTTGTTGTGATTACGACGCTCGTCACGATTATTGCGGGTTCCAACGGCGCGTCCTTCTATCCGCTTGTGGAGATGGTGCCGAAGATCGCCCGAGATATGGGGGTTAATCCCGTCACGCTCGTTCTGCCGATGCATCAGGCGTCGACGATTGCCCGTCCGCTTTCTCCGGTTGCCGGTGTTGTGGTCGCAATTGCCGCCATGCTGAACATGAGCCCGATTGAACTCGTGAAGCGTGCTTCCGTGCCTTGTATTGCCGGCCTCATCTTCCATCACATCTTTGTTTTCTGGCTTGCGGTCTGA